A stretch of Anas acuta chromosome 3, bAnaAcu1.1, whole genome shotgun sequence DNA encodes these proteins:
- the TPBG gene encoding trophoblast glycoprotein: MRPEGKVPSRAGPPPPPTGVGAGAGAGAMSGREAERGGALCLGLLLHVLLGCGSAQQPGGCPAGCECSEAAKTVKCVNGNLTEVPPDLPPYVRNLFITGNPLRRLPAGAFAAQRLAELGALNLSGNHLRVVEAGALSALPSLRQLDLSGNPLASLSPQAFGQGGSPLEELALRGALRDQGALLGLAALLQAGALRNLSRLELADNGLLLLPAGMFGALPALRHLDLSNNSLVGLRNVSFQGLGQLQSLNLSDNSLGVLRNGTLAQWRGLPALRHIGFGRNAWVCDCAIEDLVAWLKESDQVEGKEALTCAHPEKMQGKALLKINASDLNCSVPVDLPSQLQTSYVFLGIVLALIGAIFLLVLYLNRKGIKKWMHNIRDACRDHMEGYHYRYEINADPRLTNLSSNSDV, translated from the coding sequence ATGCGCCCGGAGGGGAAGGTCCCGTCGCGGgccgggccgccgccgccgcccacCGGTGtcggagccggagccggagccggagcgaTGTCGGGGCGCGAAGCCGAGCGCGGCGGGGCGctgtgcctggggctgctgctgcacgtCCTGCTGGGCTGCGGCTCGGCTCAGCAGCCCGGCGGCTGCCCGGCCGGCTGCGAGTGCTCGGAGGCGGCCAAGACGGTGAAGTGCGTGAACGGCAACCTGACGGAGGTGCCGCCCGACCTGCCGCCCTACGTGCGCAACCTCTTCATCACCGGCAACCCGCTGCGCCGCCTGCCCGCCGGCGCCTTCGCCGCCCAGCGCCTGGCCGAGCTGGGCGCCCTCAACCTCAGCGGCAACCACCTGCGGGTGGTGGAGGCCGGCGCCCTCTcggctctgccctccctgcgGCAGCTGGACCTCAGCGGCAACCCGCTGGCGTCCCTCAGCCCGCAGGCTTTCGGCCAAGGCGGCAGCCcgctggaggagctggcccTCCGCGGGGCTCTGCGCGACCAgggagccctgctggggctggccgccctgctgcaggcaggggccCTGCGCAACCTCAGCCGCCTGGAGCTGGCCGACaacgggctgctgctgctgcccgccgGCATGTTCGGCGCCCTGCCCGCCCTGCGGCACCTGGACCTCAGCAACAACTCGCTGGTGGGGCTGCGGAACGTCTCCTTCCAGGGGCTGGGCCAGCTGCAGAGCCTCAACCTCAGCGACAACTCGCTGGGCGTGCTGAGGAACGGGACCCTGGCCCAGTGGCGCGGGCTGCCCGCCCTGCGGCACATCGGCTTCGGCCGCAACGCCTGGGTCTGCGACTGCGCCATCGAGGACCTGGTGGCCTGGCTCAAGGAGAGCGACCAGGTCGAGGGCAAGGAGGCCCTGACCTGCGCCCACCCCGAGAAGATGCAGGGCAAAGCCCTGCTGAAGATCAACGCCTCGGACCTGAACTGCTCCGTGCCCGTAGACCTGCCTTCCCAGCTACAGACTTCCTACGTCTTCTTAGGGATAGTCTTGGCTCTCATCGGGGCCATCTTTCTCCTGGTTTTGTACTTGAACCGAAAAGGAATCAAAAAGTGGATGCACAACATCCGAGACGCCTGTAGGGATCACATGGAGGGATATCACTACAGATACGAGATCAATGCCGACCCCAGGTTAACAAACCTCAGCTCCAACTCGGATGTCTGA